A stretch of [Clostridium] innocuum DNA encodes these proteins:
- a CDS encoding ABC transporter permease, producing MANVALEDVRQIVEELFMGYISKIQIPNTKGWYLEYFPNSKETAICFKRMNDVPILQQYITGGYKAEFSFTVSMQASVKDTRHNLDITKPLNDLAATFARETREGFPNLTLTDAKPISLEMTSTPVDDTGEKEKTATFVAAYKLVYEKKGAFE from the coding sequence ATGGCTAATGTAGCACTGGAGGATGTCAGGCAGATCGTCGAAGAGCTGTTCATGGGATACATCAGTAAGATCCAGATTCCAAACACAAAGGGATGGTATCTGGAGTATTTTCCAAACTCCAAAGAAACGGCGATCTGTTTCAAACGAATGAATGATGTTCCGATCCTTCAGCAGTATATCACTGGTGGATATAAGGCTGAGTTTTCATTCACGGTAAGCATGCAGGCATCTGTTAAGGATACCAGACATAATCTTGACATCACGAAGCCGTTGAATGACCTGGCTGCGACATTTGCACGAGAGACAAGAGAAGGGTTTCCGAATCTTACTCTTACGGATGCGAAGCCGATTAGTTTGGAAATGACATCAACACCGGTAGATGATACTGGAGAAAAAGAAAAGACGGCTACCTTCGTGGCAGCCTACAAATTAGTATATGAAAAGAAAGGAGCGTTTGAGTAA
- a CDS encoding minor capsid protein, whose protein sequence is MSVKVKVQFDGDARMLKDRMKLTKCKKKLISQVIKDTTPYVPMQDGILYMSALVNQNRYKDKIVWTGPYARFLYHGKVMVGIRSRRAWARLGEVKETTSKALKYGKTHPLAGPEWYIRSKSKNKGKWVKLTKGWFKHG, encoded by the coding sequence ATGAGTGTTAAGGTAAAGGTCCAGTTTGACGGGGATGCCCGCATGTTAAAAGACCGGATGAAGCTAACAAAATGTAAAAAGAAGCTCATAAGCCAGGTTATCAAGGACACGACACCGTATGTGCCAATGCAGGATGGTATTTTGTATATGTCTGCGTTAGTTAATCAAAATCGCTATAAGGATAAAATTGTCTGGACAGGACCGTATGCACGCTTCTTGTATCACGGGAAAGTGATGGTCGGTATACGTTCACGTAGAGCATGGGCAAGACTTGGAGAAGTCAAAGAGACTACGAGCAAGGCATTGAAGTATGGTAAGACGCATCCGCTTGCCGGCCCTGAATGGTATATCCGTTCCAAAAGCAAAAACAAAGGGAAATGGGTGAAATTGACGAAAGGATGGTTCAAGCATGGCTAA